The proteins below come from a single Melitaea cinxia chromosome 9, ilMelCinx1.1, whole genome shotgun sequence genomic window:
- the LOC123656609 gene encoding intraflagellar transport protein 22 homolog: protein MIGPSDSGKTAIANFLSESINVEEVNSARPTQGVRIVEFALSHLNINEKQCKVDIEMWDCSGDHRFESCWPAFRLRVQGVILVCSSNTANVAARELELLYNYFVSQAKLSPKQCVVFYNCTDDQEDIESLNLSSTFSKISQVAVNLKSGGNRLKIDFSNFVTSILQTL, encoded by the exons ATGATTGGACCTTCTGAC aGTGGAAAAACAGCTATAGCAAATTTTTTATCCGAATCAATTAATGTCGAAGAGGTCAACAGTGCCAGACCGACTCAAGGTGTTCGTATTGTAGAATTTGCACTgtctcatttaaatataaacgaaaaaCAATGTAAAGTGGACATAGAAATGTGGGACTGCAGTGGTGATCACAG aTTCGAATCATGTTGGCCTGCATTTCGCCTTCGTGTCCAAGGTGTTATCCTTGTCTGCTCTTCCAATACAGCTAATGTAGCAGCACGAGAATTGGAACTTctgtacaattattttgtaagccAAGCGAAATTGTCACCTAAACAATGTGTGGTCTTCTATAACTGTACCGATGACCAGGAAGATATCGAGTCTTTAAATCTGT CTtcaactttttcaaaaatatctcAAGTCgctgttaatttaaaatcggGAGGAAACCGGTTAAAAATAGACTTCTCAAACTTTGTCACTTCAATTTTACagactttataa